One Miscanthus floridulus cultivar M001 chromosome 11, ASM1932011v1, whole genome shotgun sequence DNA window includes the following coding sequences:
- the LOC136491553 gene encoding uncharacterized protein, translating into MAHEAWKKLEESFEGTQAVKGSKANIFKEKFASFKMKDDESVPAMFHRLQVLVNDLKALGEEVKDKYFSHKDDNEKEEKNKEKKDEKKSVSFKAASSSKGKAKQETSSEDEDSSFDEVDNEKMALFVKRFGKFMMKTC; encoded by the exons atggctcatgaggcatggaagaagttggaggaatcatttgagggcactcaagcggtGAAGGGCTCCAAGGCCAATATtttcaaggagaagtttgctagcttcaagatgaaggatgatgagagtgtgccggcgatgttccataggctacaagtgcttgtcaatgatctcaaagcacttggtgaggaAGTGAAGGATAAatacttctcccacaa agatgataatgagaaagaagagaagaacaaggagaagaaggatgagaagaagagtgtgTCATTCAAGGCCGCGTCATCCTCCAAGggaaaggcaaagcaagaaacatcaagtgaagatgaagactcaagCTTTGATGAAGTTGATAAtgaaaagatggctctctttgtgaaaagatttggtaaattcatgatgaagacatgctag